Genomic segment of Salvia hispanica cultivar TCC Black 2014 chromosome 2, UniMelb_Shisp_WGS_1.0, whole genome shotgun sequence:
ccttctctctctctctctctctctctctctctcatcaatcaacaaacAATCCTCAATAATACCAGCAAAATCAATCGACCTTCCCCCACAAATTCACCTGAAACAACCCAAGACCCGCAagaaatttcatcaattataCGAGCAATCTACTCTAGGATTGCAATCAATTATGGTGGCAGAAGCGGAGTTTATTTCCTTTCAATGCCTTCACCTTCCCCTTCCCTCGCCTAGTGTTCAACCGGATTTCTTCGACATGTCGCAGCCCGGTACAGCTGCGCCGCCTATCCTCTTCGACCTCTCTCGCCGTGATTCGGTtcgttttatttctttttctattccTTTTTTCTTGGGATTAAAATTCTCTTACGCAATTCGTGATTTTGTTGTATAATTGCGGgaatttatttctaatttgcATATGATTCAATTTTCCCTTCTCATCAAGATCATATTTTCGCCGGATTTCGTGTTGGGGATTTCTCGGTGCTTGTGTCTCTCTATCTATATGCTGTATGCTTGTTTGGGATCGGATCGTTGTTTCTTTCTTGTGGCAAATTAGGTTTTCATATTGTCTAGCTCCTCTTGCCCTAAATGCTTGATGCTCATGCTGCCCGGAACTGTAATTTTGCTTTTTCCGCTTTGACTGCTAAATTGAATACTAGTAGAATTTATCTGTGTTTGATCTTATGAagaatttctaattttattttttggttctTAATTGTTAACAATGACATGATTTCCCTAGCATAATCTACTAAAGTAGACTAAATAGTTTATGTTTGTCTCTTTTTGGCTTGATATGCTCTCATGATCTAATCCTAATGGCATCTCTTTTCCGTCACCAGGCGCTAAGCTGCTCAACTAGTTTACAAACTACCAAAGTGTCTGAGACTCCAACCAGGAAGTTTTTACCAAGAATTCGATCGGGCagccacactgatattggaccTCGTAGTTCCAATGAGGATGAGCACATCAGGATTGATGACCTATCTTCTCACTTGGGCTCCCTCTACAGCTGGTCAGAGCCGAGCTCCTTTTATGCCGTCTTTGATGGTCACGGTGGACCTGATGCTGCAGCTTTCATGAAGAATAATACCatgaaaattttctttgaGGATGCTGAATTGCCTCAGACATCGGATGTTGAAGAAGCCTTCTTGCAAGCAATGGAGATTTGTCACCTAAGATCATATTTACAGGCTGATCAAGCCTTGGCTGATGAACTCAGTGTTGATTCCTACTGTGGAACAACAGCACTCACCGTTCTGGTTCTGGGAAGAAATCTACTCGTAGCAAATGCCGGGGACTGTCGTGCTGTCCTCTGTAGGAAAGGAGGTGCTATTCAGCTATCACAGGATCACCGACCTTCTTGTGAAGTGGAGAAAAAGAGGGTGGAGGATTTGGGTGGTTCAGTTGAATATGGATACCTAAATGGTGAGCTTGCAGTCACACGAGCTCTGGGAGATTGGTATATGAAACTCCCAGCTGGATCTGCTTCACCTCTCACTGCCGAGCCAGAATTTCAACTGACTAAGCTGACTGAGGACGACGAGTTCTTGATAATTGCATGCGATGGTATTTGGGATGTGCTGTCGAACGAGGAGGCAGTGAGCCTAGTACAGCGAGAGCTCAGGTACCACAACGACCCAGGACAATGTGCTAAAGAGCTCACCAGTCAAGCATTAATGCGAGACACAGGTGACAACGTCACAGCCATTGTGGTTTGTTTCTCCTCTCCTGAGCGCAAAGATACAGTTTCTTGTCAAAGACCAAGACTGAGATTCTGCATGTCTGAAGAAGCAAGGGCCAAGTTGAGGGAGTTCATAGAAGGCAATTGAATGGAGCCATATACTATATTCTTTATGAAGATAATCATACatattaaatgattattttttcttcttctgttTTGAGGTTGCTTCAGAAACCAGTGAGAAAAAGCAACCTTGTATTGGTGGTAGAGTCATGAGTGAATCtatatattattgaatttgaacaATTTTGGTCACTTAGGTTCTTGTATTGTATTCAACTTTTTTGGCTACTATCTCAATTGAATGTGAACCCTATAAGATTCTTGTTCagtatagtattttatttttcattttatttggcATCTTTCTATATTTCATTGCTACACTGCTGATAATATTTCAATGGCTGCCTGTTCTTCCTCATCATCAGCATCTACTTCTCAACCAAACATAACATAAGGACACAATGGAACACTGGCTTATCCCATTTCATATTCTGATTAgaaaagtataaaatgggaatatatttttataagatggtcaaattaaaataataataaagccTTATTCACATTATGaaagtttaatttaaatggCCTCTACCTGTATTATGTGTGCATATAAAAAAggattaaatgaataatagcGATCTAACGGCGGGTGTGGGTTAAGTCAAAGGAAGCATCCATCGCATCCAACGGCTGCGATGAAATCTCAGCTGAATCCAAATTTCTTCTatacataaatcataaatggGGTTTGGGCAGTAGAAAGAGAGAATCACTCAAATTCAAACCCAAATTAATAGAGAAAGCGAGAAATGGCGATGGCTGCAACTCTGGCGAGGCGAAGGGCGGCGGCGCTGTTGTCTCCATCATCAAAGCAGCTATACAGCGGAGCTAAATACTCGTGGATTCTCAGCAGGGGATTTGCCACCGGATCTGATGAAAATGATGTAGTCATTATTGGCGGTGGCCCTGGAGGCTACGTGGCTGCAATCAAGGCGGCGCAGCTAGGCCTCAAGACTACCTGCATCGAGAAGCGGGGCACCCTCGGAGGTACCTGCCTCAACGTCGGCTGTATCCCTTCTAAGGTCCGTTCCTGCTGTGTTCCCTAATTGCCTCTGCTTGTTTGACTTTAATTTAGATCCAATTTTTGCGTCGTGAATATTCGGCTGGTGCTTGGGAGAGTTGGCTGTTGCTGTGATTTTGGTCTCACttttatttccattatttCTAGGATTTAGGTTTGTGAATTGTGGTGAGGAACTCAAGTTTGATAACGTATGTCAATTGTTATTCAATACTCATGGATGGCTCTGTTGATAGATAGTCCGGAGataatcacatattttctGCATATAGCTGATCTATAAATGTGTCAGttagtgtttgtttttttaggttttgcttttttgtttttattgtgaAAGTTTTTAAGTTCATGATAGCAAAACATATGATTGATTTTGGTggatttttattgaattattatatttgaaacaAATTCTCATTTCTGAATAGTGAAGACAGCCTTAGGTTTCTTTTGGTTAATAGAGTATAGGAGAAACTTGTAAATGCTCCCATAAGTCTTCTATATATTGCCTTGTGGTATGCACGACGGCGTTGCTGCTTATCTTTGATGTCATATGTGGGAACATGGGATTGGTTGGTAAGGTGTGGGCTGACAGTGTAGTGGTAGAAGGAGATGATATTTAGCAAGTGTTATCAACCTCTTTGTAACTGTTATCCAAAGCACTACTTTTGATTCCTttcaacatttttatattttcattgtgAAGTTTTTGAGTTTTggatttcatatattttaactGCTTGATTGCCAGCCCAATTTGTGATGCATGTTCTAAACCAATACGCAGGCATGCGACATGATTAGcctttttaaatgaaatacatGCCTAATAATTGCATCAACAGCATGAGATAAGAAGTGATCATTGTTAACTTGTGTCAGTTAAGTCTCTGTGAAGAAATGAATTCTGGTGCTATGTTATGCTCCTGGGATGTGGTTGTAATTTTCAGTTTCTCATTTAGTATATGTCTGCCTTGATATTCCTCAATCCTCGTGGCATCCAACTATCAGATGATGGCTTGGAGTTTACATTCGAGATATGGCATGTGGTTTTAATGTTGTAGGTGGTCCTAATTATTTACATTGCCACGCAGGCATTACTTCATTCCTCCCACATGTATCATGAAGCAAAGAATTCATTTGCCCATCATGGTATTAAGGTTTCTTCAGTCGAGGTTGATGTACCTGCAATGCTGGCCCAAAAAGATAAAGCAGTGGGTAACTTGACTAAAGGTATTGAGGGTCTCTTCAAGAAGAACAAAGTGAACTACGTGAAGGGGTATGGAAAGTTCCTATCTCCGTCTGAAGTTTCTGTTGATACTATAGATGGTGGCAACACAACTGTGAAAGGAAAGCACATTATAGTAGCAACTGGTTCTGATGTGAAGAGTCTCCCAGGGATAACCattgatgaagagagaatcGTATCATCTACTGGAGCTTTAGCCTTGAAGGAGGTTCCTAAGAGACTTATAGTGATAGGGGCTGGTTATATTGGTCTTGAAATGGGTTCTGTTTGGGGTCGCCTTGGGTCAGAGGTAATTGTAGTTGAATTTGCAGCTGACATTGTTCCAAGCATGGATGGTGAAGTGCGGAAACAATTTCAACGATCCCTTGAGaagcagaaaatgaaattcatgCTCAAAAC
This window contains:
- the LOC125204816 gene encoding dihydrolipoyl dehydrogenase, mitochondrial-like, with product MAMAATLARRRAAALLSPSSKQLYSGAKYSWILSRGFATGSDENDVVIIGGGPGGYVAAIKAAQLGLKTTCIEKRGTLGGTCLNVGCIPSKALLHSSHMYHEAKNSFAHHGIKVSSVEVDVPAMLAQKDKAVGNLTKGIEGLFKKNKVNYVKGYGKFLSPSEVSVDTIDGGNTTVKGKHIIVATGSDVKSLPGITIDEERIVSSTGALALKEVPKRLIVIGAGYIGLEMGSVWGRLGSEVIVVEFAADIVPSMDGEVRKQFQRSLEKQKMKFMLKTKVVSVDTTGSGVKLTLEPSAGGEQTTLEADVVLVSAGRTPFTAGLQLEKIGVETDKIGRILVNEKFATNVPGVYAIGDVIPGPMLAHKAEEDGVACVEYIAGKEGHVDYDLVPGVVYTHPEVASVGKTEEQVKTLGVEYRVGKFPLLANSRAKAIDDAEGLVKIIAEKESDKILGVHIMAPNAGELIHEAALALAYGASSEDIARTCHAHPTMSEALKEAAMATFDKPIHI
- the LOC125208060 gene encoding probable protein phosphatase 2C 49, with amino-acid sequence MVAEAEFISFQCLHLPLPSPSVQPDFFDMSQPGTAAPPILFDLSRRDSALSCSTSLQTTKVSETPTRKFLPRIRSGSHTDIGPRSSNEDEHIRIDDLSSHLGSLYSWSEPSSFYAVFDGHGGPDAAAFMKNNTMKIFFEDAELPQTSDVEEAFLQAMEICHLRSYLQADQALADELSVDSYCGTTALTVLVLGRNLLVANAGDCRAVLCRKGGAIQLSQDHRPSCEVEKKRVEDLGGSVEYGYLNGELAVTRALGDWYMKLPAGSASPLTAEPEFQLTKLTEDDEFLIIACDGIWDVLSNEEAVSLVQRELRYHNDPGQCAKELTSQALMRDTGDNVTAIVVCFSSPERKDTVSCQRPRLRFCMSEEARAKLREFIEGN